A single region of the Branchiostoma lanceolatum isolate klBraLanc5 chromosome 1, klBraLanc5.hap2, whole genome shotgun sequence genome encodes:
- the LOC136439859 gene encoding serine/threonine-protein kinase TAO1-B-like isoform X1, with amino-acid sequence MPSSKPLMKRHSKHADPEVAALFAQDDPESIFTDLREIGHGSFGAVYYARNTRSCEVVAIKKMSYSGKQQEEKWQDIIKEVKFLRELRHTNTIEYKGCYLREHTAWLVMEYCLGSASDIIEVHKKPLQEVEIAAICHDGMQGLTYLHNNNKIHRDVKAGNILLTEDGTVKLADFGSASIVSPANSFVGTPYWMAPEVILAMDEGQYDGKVDVWSLGITCIELAERKPPLFNMNAMSALYHIAQNDAPSLSSIDWSEEFRNFVDACLQKNPVDRPTAQELLGHIFITRERPRNVIIDLINRTKDAVRELDNLQYRKMKKILMVETKPPENGPADDPAEEDTEEDSQHFTLISTILKKEGEPYSRSGTVNSTTSGQSFSQMSSQSSSTNSLPGAVGMDTKDEGASPLLSRVRKGSTSSSGSHHREEEPRQQEHRPFRPQPPPPHPKGKAPTPHDPYHHHHRHPRENFATIRTTSIVTRQQKEHQHENELREQMSGYKRMRRQHQKLLEIFVKKLESEMEEHRLKLDKELENQRITFGSELEKMRKKHAGELDRKIKNAIADEKKFVKQIQQQQETELKSFQAMQRQEYKFNKERLKKEMGDDTPKKEQRESLRSQKENLQQLHAEAEMSLVRRQREFLEIEVRKFRRRKLLKRHLLETDFLKEELNKRQTHMELEHALMLRHHEATQDLEYKHLAQIHRMRIDQMKKQHQTELSNQMEYNKRAERELRKKHLLELKQQPKSLKAKESQIKKQFHDTCKIQTKQYKHLRQHLLETTPKDQQKAVIKRLKEEQMRKMAILGEQYDQSISEMLQTQHIRLDETQEAEVRALKQQLQAELELLNAYQSRVKMQTEAQHDREMKDLEQKVSLRRALLEQKMEEEALRLQQERQEMMRSLHERQARELEEFDQETMRMGLSAMVLSDMSGDPGLLGDGAIGGAAGGPGDSRAGARSSSLLSGLGYGS; translated from the exons ATGCCATCATCCAAACCGCTGATGAAGCGTCACAGTAAGCATGCGGACCCAGAGGTGGCTGCCCTCTTTGCTCAGGACGACCCTGAAAGCATCTTCACCGACCTTCGGGAGATCGGACATGGAAGCTTTGGTGCTGTCTACTAT GCCAGAAACACTCGGTCATGTGAGGTGGTGGCCATCAAGAAGATGTCCTACAGTGGCAAGCAGCAAGAggag AAATGGCAGGACATCATAAAAGAAGTGAAGTTCTTGCGAGAACTCAGACATACGAACACCATCGAGTACAAAGGCTGCTACTTGAGGGAACACACAGCATGG TTGGTGATGGAATATTGCCTTGGGTCAGCATCAGACATCATAGAAG TGCACAAGAAACCCTTGCAGGAAGTGGAGATAGCAGCGATCTGTCACGACGGTATGCAGGGCCTGACGTAcctccacaacaacaacaagatccACAGGGACGTGAAGGCAGGGAACATCCTACTGACTGAGGACGGCACGGTCAAGCTGGCCGACTTCGGCTCAGCCTCCATAGTCTCTCCTGCTAACTCCTTTGTTGGGACGCCATACTG GATGGCACCTGAAGTAATTCTAGCCATGGACGAGGGACAGTATGATGGAAAAGTAGACGTTTGGTCTTTAGGAATCACATGCATAGAATTAG CGGAGAGAAAGCCGCCCTTATTCAACATGAACGCCATGAGTGCCTTGTACCATATAGCACAAAATGATGCACCCTCTTTATCTTCCATTGATTG GTCTGAGGAGTTTAGGAATTTTGTAGACGCCTGTTTACAGAAAAACCCTGTGGATAGACCTACAGCACAAGAGTTGTTAGGG CATATATTTATCACGAGAGAACGTCCTAGGAATGTAATTATAGACTTGATAAATCGGACGAAGGACGCTGTCCGCGAACTGGACAACCTGCAATACCGCAAAATGAAGAAGATTCTGATGGTGGAAACCAAGCCGCCGGAAAACGGACCCGCCGACGATCCCGCGGAGGAAGACACAGAAGAGGATTCGCAG CACTTCACCTTGATCTCCACCATCTTGAAAAAG GAGGGAGAGCCTTACAGTCGGTCAGGCACAGTGAACAGCACGACGAGTGGCCAGAGCTTCAGCCAGATGTCCAGCCAGAGTAGCAGCACCAACAGCCTCCCCGGGGCCGTGGGGATGGACACCAAGGACGAGGGGGCCTCCCCTCTCCTCTCCAGGGTCAGGAAG GGATCCACTAGCAGCTCAGGAAGCCACCATAGAGAAGAAGAGCCCAGACAACAAGAGCACAGGCCGTTCAGGCCTCAGCCCCCTCCCCCGCACCCCAAGGGCAAGGCCCCCACCCCCCACGATCcttaccaccaccaccaccgacaTCCCAGGGAAAACTTCGCCACCATCAGAACGACGTCCATCGTAACCAGGCAACAGAAGGAGCACCAGCATGAGAACGAGCTTCGCGAGCAGATGTCTGGCTACAAGCGCATGAGGCGACAACACCAGAAACTTCTAGAGATCTTTGTCAAGAAACTAGAGTCAGAAATGGAGGAGCATAG GTTAAAATTAGATAAGGAGTTAGAAAACCAGAGAATTACATTTGGTAGTGAGTTAGAGAAGATGAGGAAAAAGCACGCTGGGGAACTAGACAGAAAG ATCAAGAATGCAATAGCGGACGAGAAGAAGTTTGTGAAACAGATCCAGCAACAACAGGAGACAGAGCTGAAGAGCTTCCAGGCCATGCAACGCCAGGAGTACAAGTTCAACAAGGAGAGGCTCAAAAAG GAAATGGGTGACGACACACCCAAGAAGGAACAGCGTGAGTCGCTGCGCAGTCAGAAGGAGAACCTTCAGCAGCTGCATGCGGAGGCCGAGATGTCCCTCGTACGCAGGCAACGCGAGTTCCTAGAGATCGAAGTCCGCAAGTTCCGCCGGAGAAAGCTTTTGAAAAGACACCTCCTCGAGACGGACTTTTTAAAAGAG GAGTTGAACAAGCGCCAGACTCATATGGAGTTGGAGCACGCTTTGATGCTGCGTCACCATGAGGCCACGCAGGATCTGGAGTACAAGCACCTTGCCCAGATCCATCGCATGAGGATAGATCAGATGAAAAAGCAGCACCAGACCGAGCTGTCCAACCAGATGGAGTACAACAAGCGTGCCGAGCGCGAACTGCGGAAAAAGCACCTCTTGGAGCTGAAGCAGCAGCCCAAGAGCCTCAAG GCCAAGGAGTCCCAGATTAAGAAACAGTTTCATGACACCTGTAAAATCCAAACCAAGCAGTACAAGCACCTGCGGCAGCACCTGCTGGAGACCACGCCCAAGGACCAGCAGAAGGCTGTCATCAAACGGCTGAAGGAGGAGCAGATGCGCAAGATGGCCATTCTGGGGGAGCAGTACGATCAGAGCATTAGTGAGATGCTGCAGACCCAACAT ATTCGTCTTGACGAGACTCAGGAAGCGGAGGTCCGTGCCCTAAAACAGCAGCTTCAGGCAGAGCTGGAGCTGTTGAACGCGTACCAGAGCCGCGTCAAGATGCAGACAGAAGCCCAGCACGATCGTGAGATGAAGGACCTGGAGCAGAAGGTTTCCCTCAGGAGGGCCCTTCTAGAACAAAAG ATGGAGGAGGAAGCCTTGCGGTTGCAGCAGGAGCGTCAGGAGATGATGCGCTCGCTGCATGAACGCCAGGCGCGGGAACTGGAGGAGTTCGACCAGGAGACCATGCGGATGGGCCTGAGTGCAATGGTTCTGAGCGACATGTCGGGGGACCCAGGACTGCTGGGTGACGGTGCCATAGGGGGAGCGGCGGGCGGCCCGGGCGACAGTCGAGCCGGCGCCCGCAGTTCCAGTCTTCTGTCGGGGCTGGGCTACGGGTCTTAG
- the LOC136439859 gene encoding serine/threonine-protein kinase TAO1-like isoform X3, protein MPSSKPLMKRHSKHADPEVAALFAQDDPESIFTDLREIGHGSFGAVYYARNTRSCEVVAIKKMSYSGKQQEEKWQDIIKEVKFLRELRHTNTIEYKGCYLREHTAWLVMEYCLGSASDIIEVHKKPLQEVEIAAICHDGMQGLTYLHNNNKIHRDVKAGNILLTEDGTVKLADFGSASIVSPANSFVGTPYWMAPEVILAMDEGQYDGKVDVWSLGITCIELAERKPPLFNMNAMSALYHIAQNDAPSLSSIDWSEEFRNFVDACLQKNPVDRPTAQELLGHIFITRERPRNVIIDLINRTKDAVRELDNLQYRKMKKILMVETKPPENGPADDPAEEDTEEDSQEGEPYSRSGTVNSTTSGQSFSQMSSQSSSTNSLPGAVGMDTKDEGASPLLSRVRKGSTSSSGSHHREEEPRQQEHRPFRPQPPPPHPKGKAPTPHDPYHHHHRHPRENFATIRTTSIVTRQQKEHQHENELREQMSGYKRMRRQHQKLLEIFVKKLESEMEEHRLKLDKELENQRITFGSELEKMRKKHAGELDRKIKNAIADEKKFVKQIQQQQETELKSFQAMQRQEYKFNKERLKKEMGDDTPKKEQRESLRSQKENLQQLHAEAEMSLVRRQREFLEIEVRKFRRRKLLKRHLLETDFLKEELNKRQTHMELEHALMLRHHEATQDLEYKHLAQIHRMRIDQMKKQHQTELSNQMEYNKRAERELRKKHLLELKQQPKSLKAKESQIKKQFHDTCKIQTKQYKHLRQHLLETTPKDQQKAVIKRLKEEQMRKMAILGEQYDQSISEMLQTQHIRLDETQEAEVRALKQQLQAELELLNAYQSRVKMQTEAQHDREMKDLEQKVSLRRALLEQKMEEEALRLQQERQEMMRSLHERQARELEEFDQETMRMGLSAMVLSDMSGDPGLLGDGAIGGAAGGPGDSRAGARSSSLLSGLGYGS, encoded by the exons ATGCCATCATCCAAACCGCTGATGAAGCGTCACAGTAAGCATGCGGACCCAGAGGTGGCTGCCCTCTTTGCTCAGGACGACCCTGAAAGCATCTTCACCGACCTTCGGGAGATCGGACATGGAAGCTTTGGTGCTGTCTACTAT GCCAGAAACACTCGGTCATGTGAGGTGGTGGCCATCAAGAAGATGTCCTACAGTGGCAAGCAGCAAGAggag AAATGGCAGGACATCATAAAAGAAGTGAAGTTCTTGCGAGAACTCAGACATACGAACACCATCGAGTACAAAGGCTGCTACTTGAGGGAACACACAGCATGG TTGGTGATGGAATATTGCCTTGGGTCAGCATCAGACATCATAGAAG TGCACAAGAAACCCTTGCAGGAAGTGGAGATAGCAGCGATCTGTCACGACGGTATGCAGGGCCTGACGTAcctccacaacaacaacaagatccACAGGGACGTGAAGGCAGGGAACATCCTACTGACTGAGGACGGCACGGTCAAGCTGGCCGACTTCGGCTCAGCCTCCATAGTCTCTCCTGCTAACTCCTTTGTTGGGACGCCATACTG GATGGCACCTGAAGTAATTCTAGCCATGGACGAGGGACAGTATGATGGAAAAGTAGACGTTTGGTCTTTAGGAATCACATGCATAGAATTAG CGGAGAGAAAGCCGCCCTTATTCAACATGAACGCCATGAGTGCCTTGTACCATATAGCACAAAATGATGCACCCTCTTTATCTTCCATTGATTG GTCTGAGGAGTTTAGGAATTTTGTAGACGCCTGTTTACAGAAAAACCCTGTGGATAGACCTACAGCACAAGAGTTGTTAGGG CATATATTTATCACGAGAGAACGTCCTAGGAATGTAATTATAGACTTGATAAATCGGACGAAGGACGCTGTCCGCGAACTGGACAACCTGCAATACCGCAAAATGAAGAAGATTCTGATGGTGGAAACCAAGCCGCCGGAAAACGGACCCGCCGACGATCCCGCGGAGGAAGACACAGAAGAGGATTCGCAG GAGGGAGAGCCTTACAGTCGGTCAGGCACAGTGAACAGCACGACGAGTGGCCAGAGCTTCAGCCAGATGTCCAGCCAGAGTAGCAGCACCAACAGCCTCCCCGGGGCCGTGGGGATGGACACCAAGGACGAGGGGGCCTCCCCTCTCCTCTCCAGGGTCAGGAAG GGATCCACTAGCAGCTCAGGAAGCCACCATAGAGAAGAAGAGCCCAGACAACAAGAGCACAGGCCGTTCAGGCCTCAGCCCCCTCCCCCGCACCCCAAGGGCAAGGCCCCCACCCCCCACGATCcttaccaccaccaccaccgacaTCCCAGGGAAAACTTCGCCACCATCAGAACGACGTCCATCGTAACCAGGCAACAGAAGGAGCACCAGCATGAGAACGAGCTTCGCGAGCAGATGTCTGGCTACAAGCGCATGAGGCGACAACACCAGAAACTTCTAGAGATCTTTGTCAAGAAACTAGAGTCAGAAATGGAGGAGCATAG GTTAAAATTAGATAAGGAGTTAGAAAACCAGAGAATTACATTTGGTAGTGAGTTAGAGAAGATGAGGAAAAAGCACGCTGGGGAACTAGACAGAAAG ATCAAGAATGCAATAGCGGACGAGAAGAAGTTTGTGAAACAGATCCAGCAACAACAGGAGACAGAGCTGAAGAGCTTCCAGGCCATGCAACGCCAGGAGTACAAGTTCAACAAGGAGAGGCTCAAAAAG GAAATGGGTGACGACACACCCAAGAAGGAACAGCGTGAGTCGCTGCGCAGTCAGAAGGAGAACCTTCAGCAGCTGCATGCGGAGGCCGAGATGTCCCTCGTACGCAGGCAACGCGAGTTCCTAGAGATCGAAGTCCGCAAGTTCCGCCGGAGAAAGCTTTTGAAAAGACACCTCCTCGAGACGGACTTTTTAAAAGAG GAGTTGAACAAGCGCCAGACTCATATGGAGTTGGAGCACGCTTTGATGCTGCGTCACCATGAGGCCACGCAGGATCTGGAGTACAAGCACCTTGCCCAGATCCATCGCATGAGGATAGATCAGATGAAAAAGCAGCACCAGACCGAGCTGTCCAACCAGATGGAGTACAACAAGCGTGCCGAGCGCGAACTGCGGAAAAAGCACCTCTTGGAGCTGAAGCAGCAGCCCAAGAGCCTCAAG GCCAAGGAGTCCCAGATTAAGAAACAGTTTCATGACACCTGTAAAATCCAAACCAAGCAGTACAAGCACCTGCGGCAGCACCTGCTGGAGACCACGCCCAAGGACCAGCAGAAGGCTGTCATCAAACGGCTGAAGGAGGAGCAGATGCGCAAGATGGCCATTCTGGGGGAGCAGTACGATCAGAGCATTAGTGAGATGCTGCAGACCCAACAT ATTCGTCTTGACGAGACTCAGGAAGCGGAGGTCCGTGCCCTAAAACAGCAGCTTCAGGCAGAGCTGGAGCTGTTGAACGCGTACCAGAGCCGCGTCAAGATGCAGACAGAAGCCCAGCACGATCGTGAGATGAAGGACCTGGAGCAGAAGGTTTCCCTCAGGAGGGCCCTTCTAGAACAAAAG ATGGAGGAGGAAGCCTTGCGGTTGCAGCAGGAGCGTCAGGAGATGATGCGCTCGCTGCATGAACGCCAGGCGCGGGAACTGGAGGAGTTCGACCAGGAGACCATGCGGATGGGCCTGAGTGCAATGGTTCTGAGCGACATGTCGGGGGACCCAGGACTGCTGGGTGACGGTGCCATAGGGGGAGCGGCGGGCGGCCCGGGCGACAGTCGAGCCGGCGCCCGCAGTTCCAGTCTTCTGTCGGGGCTGGGCTACGGGTCTTAG
- the LOC136439859 gene encoding serine/threonine-protein kinase TAO1-like isoform X2, whose amino-acid sequence MPSSKPLMKRHSKHADPEVAALFAQDDPESIFTDLREIGHGSFGAVYYARNTRSCEVVAIKKMSYSGKQQEEKWQDIIKEVKFLRELRHTNTIEYKGCYLREHTAWLVMEYCLGSASDIIEVHKKPLQEVEIAAICHDGMQGLTYLHNNNKIHRDVKAGNILLTEDGTVKLADFGSASIVSPANSFVGTPYWMAPEVILAMDEGQYDGKVDVWSLGITCIELAERKPPLFNMNAMSALYHIAQNDAPSLSSIDWSEEFRNFVDACLQKNPVDRPTAQELLGHIFITRERPRNVIIDLINRTKDAVRELDNLQYRKMKKILMVETKPPENGPADDPAEEDTEEDSQHFTLISTILKKEGEPYSRSGTVNSTTSGQSFSQMSSQSSSTNSLPGAVGMDTKDEGASPLLSRVRKGSTSSSGSHHREEEPRQQEHRPFRPQPPPPHPKGKAPTPHDPYHHHHRHPRENFATIRTTSIVTRQQKEHQHENELREQMSGYKRMRRQHQKLLEIFVKKLESEMEEHRLKLDKELENQRITFGSELEKMRKKHAGELDRKNAIADEKKFVKQIQQQQETELKSFQAMQRQEYKFNKERLKKEMGDDTPKKEQRESLRSQKENLQQLHAEAEMSLVRRQREFLEIEVRKFRRRKLLKRHLLETDFLKEELNKRQTHMELEHALMLRHHEATQDLEYKHLAQIHRMRIDQMKKQHQTELSNQMEYNKRAERELRKKHLLELKQQPKSLKAKESQIKKQFHDTCKIQTKQYKHLRQHLLETTPKDQQKAVIKRLKEEQMRKMAILGEQYDQSISEMLQTQHIRLDETQEAEVRALKQQLQAELELLNAYQSRVKMQTEAQHDREMKDLEQKVSLRRALLEQKMEEEALRLQQERQEMMRSLHERQARELEEFDQETMRMGLSAMVLSDMSGDPGLLGDGAIGGAAGGPGDSRAGARSSSLLSGLGYGS is encoded by the exons ATGCCATCATCCAAACCGCTGATGAAGCGTCACAGTAAGCATGCGGACCCAGAGGTGGCTGCCCTCTTTGCTCAGGACGACCCTGAAAGCATCTTCACCGACCTTCGGGAGATCGGACATGGAAGCTTTGGTGCTGTCTACTAT GCCAGAAACACTCGGTCATGTGAGGTGGTGGCCATCAAGAAGATGTCCTACAGTGGCAAGCAGCAAGAggag AAATGGCAGGACATCATAAAAGAAGTGAAGTTCTTGCGAGAACTCAGACATACGAACACCATCGAGTACAAAGGCTGCTACTTGAGGGAACACACAGCATGG TTGGTGATGGAATATTGCCTTGGGTCAGCATCAGACATCATAGAAG TGCACAAGAAACCCTTGCAGGAAGTGGAGATAGCAGCGATCTGTCACGACGGTATGCAGGGCCTGACGTAcctccacaacaacaacaagatccACAGGGACGTGAAGGCAGGGAACATCCTACTGACTGAGGACGGCACGGTCAAGCTGGCCGACTTCGGCTCAGCCTCCATAGTCTCTCCTGCTAACTCCTTTGTTGGGACGCCATACTG GATGGCACCTGAAGTAATTCTAGCCATGGACGAGGGACAGTATGATGGAAAAGTAGACGTTTGGTCTTTAGGAATCACATGCATAGAATTAG CGGAGAGAAAGCCGCCCTTATTCAACATGAACGCCATGAGTGCCTTGTACCATATAGCACAAAATGATGCACCCTCTTTATCTTCCATTGATTG GTCTGAGGAGTTTAGGAATTTTGTAGACGCCTGTTTACAGAAAAACCCTGTGGATAGACCTACAGCACAAGAGTTGTTAGGG CATATATTTATCACGAGAGAACGTCCTAGGAATGTAATTATAGACTTGATAAATCGGACGAAGGACGCTGTCCGCGAACTGGACAACCTGCAATACCGCAAAATGAAGAAGATTCTGATGGTGGAAACCAAGCCGCCGGAAAACGGACCCGCCGACGATCCCGCGGAGGAAGACACAGAAGAGGATTCGCAG CACTTCACCTTGATCTCCACCATCTTGAAAAAG GAGGGAGAGCCTTACAGTCGGTCAGGCACAGTGAACAGCACGACGAGTGGCCAGAGCTTCAGCCAGATGTCCAGCCAGAGTAGCAGCACCAACAGCCTCCCCGGGGCCGTGGGGATGGACACCAAGGACGAGGGGGCCTCCCCTCTCCTCTCCAGGGTCAGGAAG GGATCCACTAGCAGCTCAGGAAGCCACCATAGAGAAGAAGAGCCCAGACAACAAGAGCACAGGCCGTTCAGGCCTCAGCCCCCTCCCCCGCACCCCAAGGGCAAGGCCCCCACCCCCCACGATCcttaccaccaccaccaccgacaTCCCAGGGAAAACTTCGCCACCATCAGAACGACGTCCATCGTAACCAGGCAACAGAAGGAGCACCAGCATGAGAACGAGCTTCGCGAGCAGATGTCTGGCTACAAGCGCATGAGGCGACAACACCAGAAACTTCTAGAGATCTTTGTCAAGAAACTAGAGTCAGAAATGGAGGAGCATAG GTTAAAATTAGATAAGGAGTTAGAAAACCAGAGAATTACATTTGGTAGTGAGTTAGAGAAGATGAGGAAAAAGCACGCTGGGGAACTAGACAGAAAG AATGCAATAGCGGACGAGAAGAAGTTTGTGAAACAGATCCAGCAACAACAGGAGACAGAGCTGAAGAGCTTCCAGGCCATGCAACGCCAGGAGTACAAGTTCAACAAGGAGAGGCTCAAAAAG GAAATGGGTGACGACACACCCAAGAAGGAACAGCGTGAGTCGCTGCGCAGTCAGAAGGAGAACCTTCAGCAGCTGCATGCGGAGGCCGAGATGTCCCTCGTACGCAGGCAACGCGAGTTCCTAGAGATCGAAGTCCGCAAGTTCCGCCGGAGAAAGCTTTTGAAAAGACACCTCCTCGAGACGGACTTTTTAAAAGAG GAGTTGAACAAGCGCCAGACTCATATGGAGTTGGAGCACGCTTTGATGCTGCGTCACCATGAGGCCACGCAGGATCTGGAGTACAAGCACCTTGCCCAGATCCATCGCATGAGGATAGATCAGATGAAAAAGCAGCACCAGACCGAGCTGTCCAACCAGATGGAGTACAACAAGCGTGCCGAGCGCGAACTGCGGAAAAAGCACCTCTTGGAGCTGAAGCAGCAGCCCAAGAGCCTCAAG GCCAAGGAGTCCCAGATTAAGAAACAGTTTCATGACACCTGTAAAATCCAAACCAAGCAGTACAAGCACCTGCGGCAGCACCTGCTGGAGACCACGCCCAAGGACCAGCAGAAGGCTGTCATCAAACGGCTGAAGGAGGAGCAGATGCGCAAGATGGCCATTCTGGGGGAGCAGTACGATCAGAGCATTAGTGAGATGCTGCAGACCCAACAT ATTCGTCTTGACGAGACTCAGGAAGCGGAGGTCCGTGCCCTAAAACAGCAGCTTCAGGCAGAGCTGGAGCTGTTGAACGCGTACCAGAGCCGCGTCAAGATGCAGACAGAAGCCCAGCACGATCGTGAGATGAAGGACCTGGAGCAGAAGGTTTCCCTCAGGAGGGCCCTTCTAGAACAAAAG ATGGAGGAGGAAGCCTTGCGGTTGCAGCAGGAGCGTCAGGAGATGATGCGCTCGCTGCATGAACGCCAGGCGCGGGAACTGGAGGAGTTCGACCAGGAGACCATGCGGATGGGCCTGAGTGCAATGGTTCTGAGCGACATGTCGGGGGACCCAGGACTGCTGGGTGACGGTGCCATAGGGGGAGCGGCGGGCGGCCCGGGCGACAGTCGAGCCGGCGCCCGCAGTTCCAGTCTTCTGTCGGGGCTGGGCTACGGGTCTTAG